Proteins encoded by one window of Manihot esculenta cultivar AM560-2 chromosome 10, M.esculenta_v8, whole genome shotgun sequence:
- the LOC110624031 gene encoding uncharacterized protein LOC110624031 isoform X1: MQSRRHDDDYVTHSPSTKPRNQHRYEVGHDSYSISRREALDRSPHLRRSLSPRSKIDGSRRILQREGRSGSNERRDYSWHLGSGRTENICSGSSSFVQDHRKPHFDEGVVHRKYDYDDDINYEDGKSNRLKHVYGYHQHAAASRSSKEKDYSESRFIVNDRHATMGQKSVPMEDGIIRGLHQEPSDFIPAPSYGKTGEHLQLSSRRMHMNQFENEKLRYQEPISPDNIPVMELYKEGEGPILSSREDSYTMNPSSHLKGFGSSHSKDFAGTSSGVSRGEFQSSFRECVPLSASDEYPRQSMKLTEPMDLNKYGRRSAVDLRNLETGKKIMTSYPHGAYSPNRTERDDYLYPKSQGLINEDMVYPSDELHTLIPSRAKFDHELARADFEYGELSRMSIMHPIEESIDATQGSFRNRRNNTSWDHTIRRQAAVEGLNSSRILYAPKQGEEYLGSEYSRFEFGRRVTRDNETSHLGVIRDQETSHLRSNYGFGRDAGPQFEKERLQDPVMSMYDLEMQKFSVKRQRMEDFSVHEQSDKLLKRNYHVEEDINSCDPRAIVSSRRYAPLEYKDAYDSDEEWMEENLSALHPSGTRRFDHNVCRKAKRIYDGQDHNRDFASEDWLSSHDSLVHSRKHSIRYYKPSVKYMKGHPRSGSLSWYNSQQTDRRSGIQRKHKSWKRNEDHDEDEQVNDDDPSEDWVNMEDSELCEDSKEFKQLVHEAFLDYSKKLNLSMAVRRRYKEQGKAGSLFCIVCGRSSSKDFMDTQRLVTHAFMSHKVGLRALHLGLHKAICILMGWNTFVPCDMKTWVPDVLPGAEAWAQKEDLMIWPPLVIIHNISMSNADPEQQKVIPIEGVESFLRGKGFVGGKIKVCLGKPADQSVMLVKFLGTFTGLGNAERLHKYFAENKHGREEYEQKTSNTSKSSNDFEAGILGDKLEERLLYGYIGIADDLDKLDFNTKKRVMVKSKKDIEDLENAPVKTDDR, encoded by the exons ATGCAATCTAGAAGGcatgatgatgattatgtgaCACACTCTCCATCAACGAAGCCACGTAATCAACATAGATATGAGGTAGGACATGATTCCTATTCAATATCTCGTCGAGAAGCCCTGGATCGGTCTCCTCACTTGCGGAGGAGTTTGAGTCCTCGTAGTAAGATTGATGGTTCTAGGAGGATATTACAAAGGGAAGGAAGAAGTGGTTCAAATGAAAGGAGAGACTATAGTTGGCATCTTGGTTCTGGCAGGACTGAAAATATCTGCTCTGGTTCATCTTCTTTTGTACAAGACCATAGAAAACCTCACTTTGATGAGGGTGTTGTACATAGGAAATATGACTATGATGATGATATCAATTATGAAGATGGTAAAAGTAATAGACTAAAGCATGTTTATGGGTATCATCAACATGCTGCAGCTTCTAGAAGTAGTAAAGAGAAGGATTACAGTGAAAGCAGGTTTATTGTTAATGATAGGCATGCAACGATGGGGCAGAAATCAGTGCCCATGGAAGATGGAATTATAAGAGGGTTGCATCAAGAACCTTCAGATTTCATTCCTGCCCCAAGTTATGGGAAAACTGGTGAGCATCTACAGTTATCATCCCGCCGCATGCATATGAACCAGTTTGAGAATGAGAAGCTTAGGTATCAGGAGCCTATATCCCCAGATAATATACCAGTAATGGAATTGTACAAAGAAGGGGAAGGCCCCATCCTTAGCTCAAGGGAAGATTCATATACCATGAACCCATCTTCTCACTTGAAGGGTTTTGGGAGCTCTCATTCTAAAGACTTTGCTGGCACATCTTCAGGTGTTTCAAGGGGTGAGTTTCAAAGTTCTTTCAGGGAATGTGTGCCCTTGTCTGCTTCTGATGAATATCCAAGACAAAGTATGAAACTCACGGAACCGATGGATTTAAACAAATATGGTCGAAGATCAGCTGTAGATTTAAGAAATCTAGAAACTGGTAAGAAAATTATGACAAGTTATCCGCATGGTGCCTACAGCCCAAACAGAACAGAACGTGATGATTACCTTTACCCTAAATCTCAGGGATTAATTAATGAAGATATGGTGTATCCATCTGATGAATTGCACACATTGATCCCATCGCGTGCTAAATTTGATCACGAGTTAGCTCGAGCAGATTTTGAGTATGGAGAATTGTCAAGAATGAGTATTATGCACCCTATTGAAGAAAGCATTGATGCAACTCAGGGTTCTTTTCGGAACAGAAGAAATAACACCTCATGGGACCATACCATACGCAGGCAGGCAGCTGTGGAAGGCCTTAACTCAAGTAGAATATTGTATGCACCAAAGCAAGGTGAGGAATATTTGGGTTCTGAATATTCCCGATTTGAATTTGGAAGGAGAGTCACACGAGATAATGAAACATCTCATTTGGGTGTCATACGGGATCAAGAAACCTCACATTTGAGATCAAATTATGGGTTTGGAAGAGATGCAGGTCCTCAGTTTGAAAAAGAGAGATTACAAGATCCAGTTATGTCTATGTATGACTTGGAGATGCAGAAATTTTCTGTCAAAAGGCAGAGAATGGAAGATTTTTCTGTGCATGAGCAATCTGATAAACTGCTCAAAAGAAATTACCATGTGGAGGAAGATATAAATAGTTGTGATCCAAGAGCTATTGTGTCAAGCAGAAGGTATGCACCACTGGAGTATAAAGATGCGTATGACAGTGATGAGGAATGGATGGAGGAAAATCTAAGTGCTTTACATCCATCCGGGACTCGGAGGTTTGACCACAATGTATGCAGAAAGGCTAAGAGGATATATGATGGTCAAGACCATAATCGAGATTTTGCATCTGAAGACTGGTTGTCTTCTCATGATTCTTTGGTACATTCACGAAAGCATTCTATTAGATATTATAAACCAAGTGTTAAATATATGAAAGGTCATCCAAGATCTGGTTCTTTAAGCTGGTATAACTCGCAACAGACTGATAGAAGAAGTGGAATTCAGAGAAAGCACAAAAGTTGGAAGAGAAATGAAGATCATGATGAGGATGAGCAGGTGAATGATGATGATCCATCAGAAGATTGGGTGAATATGGAAGACTCTGAGCTATGCGAGGATTCTAAGGAATTTAAGCAACTGGTTCATGAAGCCTTTTTAGATTATTCTAAGAAATTGAATTTGAGCATGGCGGTTCGTAGAAGATACAAGGAACAAGGAAAAGCTGGTAGTTTGTTCTGCATTGTATGTGGCAGAAG CTCATCAAAGGATTTCATGGACACTCAACGCTTGGTAACACATGCTTTCATGTCTCACAAAGTTGGATTGAGAGCACTACACCTGGGTCTTCATAAAGCAATATGCATTTTGATGGGCTGGAATACTTTTGTGCCTTGTGACATGAAAACTTGGGTTCCAGATGTCTTGCCTGGTGCAGAAGCTTGGGCTCAGAAGGAGGATTTAATGATCTGGCCTCCACTTGTTATCATCCACAACATTTCTATGTCAAATGCCGATCCAGAACAACAGAAAGTTATACCTATTGAAGGGGTTGAATCTTTCCTTAGAG GAAAAGGTTTTGTTGGGGGAAAAATCAAGGTATGCTTAGGTAAACCTGCTGACCAAAGTGTTATGCTGGTAAAGTTTTTGGGAACTTTCACTGGACTTGGAAATGCAGAGAGACTTCATAAATATTTTGCTGAGAACAAACATGGAAGAGAGGAGTACGAGCAAAAAACATCCAACACCAGTAAAAGCAGCAATGACTTTGAAGCAGGAATACTGGGAGACAAGTTGGAGGAGCGCCTGCTATACGGGTACATAGGAATTGCCGACGACTTGGACAAACTCGATTTTAACACCAAGAAGAGGGTTATGGTGAAGAGCAAGAAGGATATTGAAGACTTGGAGAATGCTCCTGTTAAAACTGATGATAGGTAG
- the LOC110624031 gene encoding uncharacterized protein LOC110624031 isoform X2, whose translation MQSRRHDDDYVTHSPSTKPRNQHRYEVGHDSYSISRREALDRSPHLRRSLSPRSKIDGSRRILQREGRSGSNERRDYSWHLGSGRTENICSGSSSFVQDHRKPHFDEGVVHRKYDYDDDINYEDGKSNRLKHVYGYHQHAAASRSSKEKDYSESRFIVNDRHATMGQKSVPMEDGIIRGLHQEPSDFIPAPSYGKTGEHLQLSSRRMHMNQFENEKLRYQEPISPDNIPVMELYKEGEGPILSSREDSYTMNPSSHLKGFGSSHSKDFAGTSSGVSRGEFQSSFRECVPLSASDEYPRQSMKLTEPMDLNKYGRRSAVDLRNLETGKKIMTSYPHGAYSPNRTERDDYLYPKSQGLINEDMVYPSDELHTLIPSRAKFDHELARADFEYGELSRMSIMHPIEESIDATQGSFRNRRNNTSWDHTIRRQAAVEGLNSSRILYAPKQGEEYLGSEYSRFEFGRRVTRDNETSHLGVIRDQETSHLRSNYGFGRDAGPQFEKERLQDPVMSMYDLEMQKFSVKRQRMEDFSVHEQSDKLLKRNYHVEEDINSCDPRAIVSSRRYAPLEYKDAYDSDEEWMEENLSALHPSGTRRFDHNVCRKAKRIYDGQDHNRDFASEDWLSSHDSLVHSRKHSIRYYKPSVKYMKGHPRSGSLSWYNSQQTDRRSGIQRKHKSWKRNEDHDEDEQVNDDDPSEDWVNMEDSELCEDSKEFKQLVHEAFLDYSKKLNLSMAVRRRYKEQGKAGSLFCIVCGRSSSKDFMDTQRLVTHAFMSHKVGLRALHLGLHKAICILMGWNTFVPCDMKTWVPDVLPGAEAWAQKEDLMIWPPLVIIHNISMSNADPEQQKVIPIEGVESFLRGE comes from the exons ATGCAATCTAGAAGGcatgatgatgattatgtgaCACACTCTCCATCAACGAAGCCACGTAATCAACATAGATATGAGGTAGGACATGATTCCTATTCAATATCTCGTCGAGAAGCCCTGGATCGGTCTCCTCACTTGCGGAGGAGTTTGAGTCCTCGTAGTAAGATTGATGGTTCTAGGAGGATATTACAAAGGGAAGGAAGAAGTGGTTCAAATGAAAGGAGAGACTATAGTTGGCATCTTGGTTCTGGCAGGACTGAAAATATCTGCTCTGGTTCATCTTCTTTTGTACAAGACCATAGAAAACCTCACTTTGATGAGGGTGTTGTACATAGGAAATATGACTATGATGATGATATCAATTATGAAGATGGTAAAAGTAATAGACTAAAGCATGTTTATGGGTATCATCAACATGCTGCAGCTTCTAGAAGTAGTAAAGAGAAGGATTACAGTGAAAGCAGGTTTATTGTTAATGATAGGCATGCAACGATGGGGCAGAAATCAGTGCCCATGGAAGATGGAATTATAAGAGGGTTGCATCAAGAACCTTCAGATTTCATTCCTGCCCCAAGTTATGGGAAAACTGGTGAGCATCTACAGTTATCATCCCGCCGCATGCATATGAACCAGTTTGAGAATGAGAAGCTTAGGTATCAGGAGCCTATATCCCCAGATAATATACCAGTAATGGAATTGTACAAAGAAGGGGAAGGCCCCATCCTTAGCTCAAGGGAAGATTCATATACCATGAACCCATCTTCTCACTTGAAGGGTTTTGGGAGCTCTCATTCTAAAGACTTTGCTGGCACATCTTCAGGTGTTTCAAGGGGTGAGTTTCAAAGTTCTTTCAGGGAATGTGTGCCCTTGTCTGCTTCTGATGAATATCCAAGACAAAGTATGAAACTCACGGAACCGATGGATTTAAACAAATATGGTCGAAGATCAGCTGTAGATTTAAGAAATCTAGAAACTGGTAAGAAAATTATGACAAGTTATCCGCATGGTGCCTACAGCCCAAACAGAACAGAACGTGATGATTACCTTTACCCTAAATCTCAGGGATTAATTAATGAAGATATGGTGTATCCATCTGATGAATTGCACACATTGATCCCATCGCGTGCTAAATTTGATCACGAGTTAGCTCGAGCAGATTTTGAGTATGGAGAATTGTCAAGAATGAGTATTATGCACCCTATTGAAGAAAGCATTGATGCAACTCAGGGTTCTTTTCGGAACAGAAGAAATAACACCTCATGGGACCATACCATACGCAGGCAGGCAGCTGTGGAAGGCCTTAACTCAAGTAGAATATTGTATGCACCAAAGCAAGGTGAGGAATATTTGGGTTCTGAATATTCCCGATTTGAATTTGGAAGGAGAGTCACACGAGATAATGAAACATCTCATTTGGGTGTCATACGGGATCAAGAAACCTCACATTTGAGATCAAATTATGGGTTTGGAAGAGATGCAGGTCCTCAGTTTGAAAAAGAGAGATTACAAGATCCAGTTATGTCTATGTATGACTTGGAGATGCAGAAATTTTCTGTCAAAAGGCAGAGAATGGAAGATTTTTCTGTGCATGAGCAATCTGATAAACTGCTCAAAAGAAATTACCATGTGGAGGAAGATATAAATAGTTGTGATCCAAGAGCTATTGTGTCAAGCAGAAGGTATGCACCACTGGAGTATAAAGATGCGTATGACAGTGATGAGGAATGGATGGAGGAAAATCTAAGTGCTTTACATCCATCCGGGACTCGGAGGTTTGACCACAATGTATGCAGAAAGGCTAAGAGGATATATGATGGTCAAGACCATAATCGAGATTTTGCATCTGAAGACTGGTTGTCTTCTCATGATTCTTTGGTACATTCACGAAAGCATTCTATTAGATATTATAAACCAAGTGTTAAATATATGAAAGGTCATCCAAGATCTGGTTCTTTAAGCTGGTATAACTCGCAACAGACTGATAGAAGAAGTGGAATTCAGAGAAAGCACAAAAGTTGGAAGAGAAATGAAGATCATGATGAGGATGAGCAGGTGAATGATGATGATCCATCAGAAGATTGGGTGAATATGGAAGACTCTGAGCTATGCGAGGATTCTAAGGAATTTAAGCAACTGGTTCATGAAGCCTTTTTAGATTATTCTAAGAAATTGAATTTGAGCATGGCGGTTCGTAGAAGATACAAGGAACAAGGAAAAGCTGGTAGTTTGTTCTGCATTGTATGTGGCAGAAG CTCATCAAAGGATTTCATGGACACTCAACGCTTGGTAACACATGCTTTCATGTCTCACAAAGTTGGATTGAGAGCACTACACCTGGGTCTTCATAAAGCAATATGCATTTTGATGGGCTGGAATACTTTTGTGCCTTGTGACATGAAAACTTGGGTTCCAGATGTCTTGCCTGGTGCAGAAGCTTGGGCTCAGAAGGAGGATTTAATGATCTGGCCTCCACTTGTTATCATCCACAACATTTCTATGTCAAATGCCGATCCAGAACAACAGAAAGTTATACCTATTGAAGGGGTTGAATCTTTCCTTAGAGGTGAGTAA